The following proteins are encoded in a genomic region of Phycisphaerae bacterium:
- the rplB gene encoding 50S ribosomal protein L2 — MGIRIYKPTSNGRRNQSVNDYAELTAERPQKSLCVRIKKYGGKNNQGVTTCRFRGGGARKLYRIIDFKRNKDNMPATVETVEYDPNRNCFISLVSYDDGEKRYILSPQGLMVGQKIESGQVVEPQVGNTMPLGSIPVGVEIHNIEMTAGQGGKLVRGAGLSARLMAREGAWATVILPSGEMRMLRVECRATIGTLSNPDYQNIKIGKAGRWRHTGRRPHVRGKAQNPVAHPMGGGEGRANGGRHPCSPTGLLAKGGKTRSPRKTSNRRIVRRRKTNRGVQLVI, encoded by the coding sequence ATGGGCATTAGAATATATAAACCTACGTCAAACGGACGACGAAATCAGTCGGTGAACGATTATGCAGAACTGACGGCCGAACGTCCGCAGAAGAGTCTCTGTGTAAGAATAAAGAAATACGGCGGCAAAAACAATCAGGGCGTAACAACCTGTCGTTTTCGTGGCGGCGGCGCAAGAAAGCTTTACAGAATTATCGATTTCAAGCGCAACAAAGACAATATGCCCGCGACAGTAGAGACGGTGGAATATGATCCGAACAGAAATTGTTTTATTTCTCTCGTATCTTATGATGACGGTGAAAAACGATATATTCTTTCTCCGCAGGGGTTGATGGTCGGCCAGAAGATAGAGAGCGGCCAGGTAGTTGAACCACAGGTCGGCAATACTATGCCACTCGGTTCGATACCTGTCGGAGTTGAAATTCATAATATAGAGATGACAGCGGGCCAGGGCGGCAAACTCGTAAGAGGCGCCGGTCTTTCAGCGAGACTGATGGCCAGAGAAGGCGCCTGGGCCACAGTGATTTTGCCCAGCGGCGAAATGAGAATGTTACGGGTTGAGTGCCGAGCGACAATAGGCACATTGAGCAATCCCGATTATCAGAATATAAAGATTGGTAAAGCAGGCAGATGGCGTCATACAGGCCGTCGGCCGCACGTTCGCGGCAAAGCCCAGAACCCAGTCGCTCATCCGATGGGCGGCGGCGAAGGCAGAGCCAACGGCGGAAGACATCCGTGTTCTCCGACAGGTCTTCTTGCCAAGGGCGGCAAGACGCGAAGCCCGCGTAAAACAAGCAACAGAAGAATTGTCCGCAGAAGAAAAACCAATCGCGGCGTACAATTAGTAATATAA
- the rplN gene encoding 50S ribosomal protein L14: protein MIQQRTMIDIADNSGAKRAQCVLVPGRSASRLGKFTRCTASIGDIICVALKKSLPTCQLDRKKVYRCVIIRTKRQIRRPDGSYVKFDNNAAVIIDADGNPVGTRIFGAVARELREKNFMKIVSLASEVV, encoded by the coding sequence TTGATTCAACAGAGAACAATGATTGATATTGCTGATAATTCCGGCGCCAAACGGGCACAGTGTGTTCTGGTACCCGGCCGCAGCGCTTCTCGGCTTGGCAAGTTCACGCGCTGTACCGCGTCGATAGGCGACATTATTTGCGTGGCGTTAAAAAAGTCTCTGCCGACTTGTCAGCTTGACAGGAAGAAAGTTTACAGATGCGTGATAATTCGCACAAAGAGACAGATTCGCCGGCCTGACGGCAGTTATGTAAAATTCGATAATAACGCGGCAGTGATTATAGACGCCGACGGCAATCCGGTAGGAACAAGAATATTCGGCGCCGTAGCAAGAGAATTGAGAGAAAAGAATTTTATGAAAATTGTTTCTCTCGCCAGTGAGGTCGTCTAA
- a CDS encoding type Z 30S ribosomal protein S14, which yields MTTKALVNKSNKKPKFKTRAYTRCQLCGRARAVYKKFKICRLCLRKLASEGKIPGLKKASW from the coding sequence ATGACGACAAAAGCTCTTGTAAATAAAAGTAATAAGAAACCGAAGTTTAAAACGAGGGCTTATACCCGCTGTCAACTTTGCGGCAGAGCCAGAGCGGTTTATAAGAAATTCAAAATTTGCAGATTGTGTCTCAGAAAATTAGCGTCTGAAGGCAAGATACCAGGCCTTAAGAAAGCAAGCTGGTAA
- the rplW gene encoding 50S ribosomal protein L23 — translation MDDHEIVVKPLVTEQSTHFANVKNAYAFEVNVGANKPQIKAAIERLYSVKVKDVRTANRKGKKRRKGRFMGQKSDWKKAVVVLDEQYHIDLF, via the coding sequence ATGGATGACCATGAAATAGTAGTGAAGCCGTTAGTAACCGAGCAGAGTACACATTTTGCGAATGTAAAAAATGCGTACGCTTTCGAGGTGAATGTAGGCGCAAACAAGCCACAGATAAAGGCTGCCATCGAACGGCTGTACAGCGTAAAAGTGAAAGATGTTCGCACTGCCAACCGCAAAGGCAAGAAACGCCGTAAAGGCAGATTTATGGGTCAGAAGTCGGACTGGAAAAAAGCGGTTGTCGTGCTGGACGAACAGTATCATATAGATTTGTTCTGA
- the rpsJ gene encoding 30S ribosomal protein S10, with amino-acid sequence MAVETERIRIRMEAYDPRALDTSAKEIVEQARRTNARVSGPIPLPTRIERYTVLRSPHVDKKSREQFEMRTHKRLIDIYEANARTVEALNRLVVPAGVFVKIKA; translated from the coding sequence ATGGCAGTTGAAACAGAAAGAATTCGAATAAGAATGGAAGCGTATGACCCGCGGGCACTTGATACCTCCGCTAAAGAAATAGTGGAACAGGCTCGCAGGACGAATGCTCGTGTAAGCGGTCCGATACCGCTTCCGACGCGGATAGAAAGATATACAGTTCTGCGAAGTCCGCACGTAGACAAGAAAAGTCGGGAGCAGTTTGAGATGCGCACACATAAGCGGTTGATAGACATCTACGAAGCCAACGCAAGGACCGTAGAGGCTCTGAATCGTCTTGTTGTGCCGGCCGGTGTGTTTGTAAAGATTAAGGCATAA
- the rpsS gene encoding 30S ribosomal protein S19, which produces MGRSLKKGPYVDAKLLQKVVKQIQMGNKEPIKTWSRRSTVVPEFVGYTFLVHNGKMFHKVFITEEMVGHKLGEFSLTRTFKGHSGSKAVAKE; this is translated from the coding sequence ATGGGACGATCGCTTAAAAAAGGGCCGTATGTAGATGCGAAGCTTTTGCAGAAGGTTGTGAAGCAGATTCAGATGGGCAATAAAGAGCCTATCAAAACCTGGTCACGACGAAGCACAGTTGTTCCGGAATTTGTCGGTTATACCTTTCTTGTTCATAACGGCAAGATGTTTCATAAGGTTTTTATTACAGAAGAAATGGTCGGGCATAAGCTTGGCGAATTTTCATTGACACGTACGTTCAAGGGACATTCGGGCAGTAAAGCGGTAGCCAAAGAATAG
- the rplE gene encoding 50S ribosomal protein L5 has protein sequence MARLRDLYKSKVIPSLREKYGYKSFMAVPRMTKIIIAMGVGKATQDKKFLESALQDLTLIAGQKPLVCKAKKSVSNFKVREGESTGLKVTLRGMRMYEFMDRLINLAIPRVKDFRGLNPNSFDGRGNYSMGMSEQTVFPEIDSAKVENVQGMHITFVTTAKTNDEAKEMLKLFGMPFRESI, from the coding sequence ATGGCAAGGTTGAGAGACTTATATAAATCGAAAGTAATCCCGTCACTGCGGGAAAAATACGGCTACAAAAGCTTCATGGCAGTGCCGAGAATGACAAAGATTATTATCGCTATGGGCGTAGGCAAGGCGACGCAGGACAAGAAATTTCTTGAAAGCGCTTTGCAGGATTTGACGCTGATAGCAGGCCAGAAACCTCTTGTCTGCAAGGCCAAGAAGAGCGTTTCTAATTTCAAGGTAAGAGAAGGTGAGTCGACGGGACTCAAGGTTACGCTTCGCGGCATGCGGATGTATGAATTTATGGACAGGCTGATTAACCTTGCGATACCGCGAGTAAAAGACTTTCGCGGACTTAATCCGAACAGTTTTGACGGCCGCGGCAATTATTCGATGGGTATGAGCGAGCAGACCGTGTTCCCTGAGATTGATTCGGCGAAAGTGGAAAATGTTCAGGGAATGCATATAACGTTTGTAACGACAGCCAAAACGAACGACGAAGCAAAAGAAATGCTGAAACTGTTTGGCATGCCATTCAGGGAGAGTATTTAA
- the rplO gene encoding 50S ribosomal protein L15, protein MLSHEITSIAGGKKRRKRIARGIGSGHGKTSGRGHKGSLSRAGAKRKLGYEGGSMPLFRRLPKRGFSNFNFACRYEVVNVSQLDRFDDGSVIDAKMLFNAGLVDSITSRVKVLGDGELTKKLQVIAHKYSKAAHDKILSCGGEAKIVA, encoded by the coding sequence ATGCTAAGTCATGAAATAACTTCAATAGCAGGCGGTAAAAAACGTCGAAAGAGAATTGCTCGAGGCATCGGCTCAGGTCATGGCAAGACCAGCGGCAGAGGCCACAAAGGCAGTCTAAGCAGAGCAGGCGCCAAACGCAAGCTCGGCTATGAAGGCGGCTCAATGCCTCTGTTCAGAAGGCTTCCGAAGCGCGGTTTCAGCAATTTTAATTTTGCCTGCAGATATGAAGTAGTAAACGTATCGCAACTTGACAGATTCGATGATGGTTCTGTGATTGATGCCAAAATGCTTTTCAATGCGGGACTTGTCGACAGTATCACAAGCAGGGTTAAAGTCCTCGGAGACGGCGAGCTTACAAAGAAACTGCAGGTAATCGCTCATAAATACAGCAAGGCCGCCCATGACAAGATATTGAGCTGCGGCGGAGAAGCTAAAATTGTGGCGTAA
- the rplF gene encoding 50S ribosomal protein L6, which translates to MSRIGKKAINIPSGVKIEMAGRTVKVSGPKGSLEITRHPQISVKLDGDGKKIIVENTRPEGRLERAMYGTTRALLNNMVTGVSKGFEKKMEIYGTGYNVKEQAGNLVLTVGFANPAQVKIPKTVKVVIEVPATKGNDTPAKFTITSYEKRDLGQFAADVRKVRPPEPYQGKGIRYSGEHIRRKAGKAFASGAA; encoded by the coding sequence ATGAGTAGAATCGGAAAAAAAGCAATTAATATACCGTCTGGCGTGAAGATTGAAATGGCCGGCCGAACCGTCAAGGTTAGTGGCCCCAAAGGCAGTCTTGAGATAACGCGTCATCCGCAAATCAGTGTCAAGCTCGATGGCGACGGTAAAAAAATTATAGTTGAAAATACCCGTCCTGAAGGCCGGCTGGAAAGAGCGATGTACGGTACGACCAGGGCGCTGCTGAACAATATGGTAACAGGCGTCAGCAAGGGTTTTGAAAAGAAAATGGAAATATACGGGACAGGCTATAATGTAAAAGAGCAGGCCGGCAATCTGGTTTTGACGGTTGGCTTTGCGAATCCTGCCCAGGTGAAAATACCCAAAACTGTCAAGGTTGTAATAGAGGTACCTGCGACAAAGGGAAATGATACGCCGGCGAAGTTTACTATTACAAGTTACGAAAAGCGTGACCTTGGACAGTTTGCCGCCGATGTCAGAAAAGTACGGCCTCCTGAGCCTTATCAGGGCAAGGGAATACGTTATTCCGGTGAGCATATACGCAGGAAGGCCGGCAAGGCCTTTGCCAGCGGTGCAGCATAA
- the rplD gene encoding 50S ribosomal protein L4, with translation MITVSIHNKKGQEIESLQVDEAILGGRVRYTLLKQAIVMYHANKRVGTAATKSRGMIEGSTRKIYRQKGTGNARAGTVRTGVRRGGGVIFAKVARDFGKDMPKKQKKLAMNSAILSKLQVGNIVIIDELKFEQPKTKDFVKILGNLKIDRSCLVTIGQPDVNIYKSARNLPGIAVIKVADLNAGDICNRQKMLFTKEAFLALIDKDKQSN, from the coding sequence ATGATTACAGTCTCTATACATAATAAAAAGGGCCAGGAAATCGAAAGCCTGCAGGTTGATGAGGCGATTCTCGGCGGACGTGTCAGGTACACACTGCTCAAGCAGGCGATTGTAATGTATCACGCCAACAAACGAGTCGGAACCGCAGCGACAAAAAGCAGAGGTATGATCGAAGGCTCAACGAGAAAGATTTACCGCCAAAAAGGCACAGGTAACGCCCGTGCCGGTACTGTAAGAACAGGCGTTCGCAGAGGCGGCGGTGTGATATTCGCCAAGGTTGCCAGAGATTTCGGGAAAGATATGCCGAAGAAACAGAAAAAACTGGCAATGAATTCGGCGATACTTTCCAAACTCCAGGTTGGAAATATAGTTATTATCGACGAATTGAAGTTCGAACAGCCGAAAACAAAGGATTTCGTGAAAATACTGGGGAATCTGAAAATTGACAGAAGCTGCCTTGTGACGATAGGCCAGCCGGATGTGAATATTTATAAGTCGGCAAGAAATCTGCCGGGCATAGCAGTTATAAAAGTGGCGGACCTTAACGCCGGCGATATATGCAACAGACAGAAAATGCTTTTTACGAAAGAAGCATTCCTGGCGTTGATTGATAAAGATAAGCAGAGCAACTAA
- the rplV gene encoding 50S ribosomal protein L22 codes for MLSAKKLDKIIKSTGISVAELAEKMVRPGLDKAKAISALKNWRKGLLRPIPRTADVEAISKALGVEAVKISEWHCSVKYAPTSPRKAGLVTQLISGRNAQEALDLLKFTHKRAAAMIEKALKSAVANADENSADVESLYVCLARVDGAGLRVGTKRWIAKDRGRAHRIRKMASHIHVAVTEK; via the coding sequence ATGTTAAGCGCAAAAAAGCTTGATAAAATTATTAAATCGACAGGTATAAGCGTAGCGGAGCTGGCAGAGAAGATGGTACGGCCCGGACTGGATAAAGCAAAGGCAATAAGCGCTTTGAAAAATTGGCGCAAAGGATTGCTTAGGCCGATTCCGAGAACAGCGGACGTGGAAGCCATATCAAAGGCGCTCGGCGTCGAAGCTGTAAAGATATCCGAATGGCATTGCTCGGTAAAATACGCTCCTACTTCGCCGCGAAAAGCCGGACTTGTTACGCAGTTGATTTCAGGCAGAAATGCACAGGAAGCGCTCGATTTGCTCAAGTTCACCCATAAACGGGCAGCAGCGATGATTGAAAAGGCGCTGAAAAGCGCGGTAGCGAATGCAGATGAAAACTCGGCAGATGTCGAGAGTCTTTATGTTTGTCTTGCTCGTGTTGACGGAGCAGGCCTGAGAGTCGGCACAAAGAGATGGATAGCCAAGGACAGAGGCAGGGCTCATCGAATCAGGAAAATGGCCAGTCACATTCATGTTGCTGTGACTGAGAAGTAG
- the rplP gene encoding 50S ribosomal protein L16, whose translation MALMPKRVKYRKSQRGRMKGKATRMNYVAFGEYGLQALELSWITGRQIEAGRVAASHFLHRSGKVYIRIFPSKSITKKPLETRMGKGKAEVEQWVACVKPGTVMFEIGGIAEDIAKRALARVAHKMPIKCRLVTRRHSV comes from the coding sequence ATGGCACTTATGCCAAAAAGAGTGAAGTATCGTAAAAGCCAGCGCGGCCGAATGAAAGGCAAAGCGACGAGAATGAATTACGTTGCTTTTGGCGAATACGGACTGCAGGCACTGGAATTGAGCTGGATAACCGGAAGGCAGATTGAAGCGGGCAGAGTTGCCGCATCTCACTTTTTGCACAGGTCCGGCAAAGTTTATATAAGAATATTCCCGAGCAAATCCATAACCAAGAAGCCTCTGGAAACAAGAATGGGAAAAGGCAAAGCGGAAGTAGAACAATGGGTTGCCTGTGTAAAGCCGGGAACGGTAATGTTTGAAATCGGCGGTATCGCCGAAGATATTGCCAAGCGTGCACTGGCACGAGTGGCACATAAAATGCCGATTAAGTGCAGATTAGTTACCAGAAGGCATTCAGTTTAA
- the rpsH gene encoding 30S ribosomal protein S8: MHSDPIADMLTRIRNAGKAGHSHVMIKMSKIARGLAQVLQNEGYITGFDKIDDACKQGLLRIELKYAEDGSPAISEIKRISKTGRRVYLPVDKLPCVLNGMGIVIMSTNKGIMTDGQCRKENVSGEILCTVS; this comes from the coding sequence ATGCACAGTGATCCGATAGCGGATATGCTTACGAGAATACGAAACGCCGGCAAGGCTGGACATAGTCATGTTATGATTAAAATGTCCAAGATAGCCCGGGGTCTGGCTCAGGTTCTGCAGAACGAAGGTTATATAACAGGCTTCGACAAGATTGACGATGCCTGCAAACAAGGCCTTTTGCGGATAGAGCTTAAATACGCAGAGGACGGATCGCCTGCGATAAGTGAAATCAAAAGGATAAGCAAGACCGGAAGAAGAGTTTATCTTCCAGTTGACAAACTGCCTTGTGTTCTGAACGGTATGGGCATAGTAATTATGTCAACGAACAAGGGCATTATGACTGACGGACAATGCCGCAAGGAAAACGTAAGCGGCGAAATACTTTGTACGGTGAGCTGA
- the rplR gene encoding 50S ribosomal protein L18 produces MQIDRIQKSRIRRKLRVHKKVLGTQERPRLSVFRSNRHIYAQIIDDVASVTLASAGTRSGTVPDSLKKTGNIAAAKIVGSEIAKQAMQVGIKCVKFDRNRYRYHGRIKALAEAAREAGLVF; encoded by the coding sequence ATGCAGATTGATAGAATACAAAAGTCAAGAATAAGAAGGAAACTTCGAGTCCACAAGAAAGTGCTCGGTACACAGGAAAGACCTCGTCTGAGTGTTTTTCGCTCGAATCGACACATCTATGCACAGATTATAGATGATGTAGCGTCTGTTACGCTTGCATCGGCCGGTACCAGGAGCGGAACGGTTCCTGACAGCCTGAAAAAGACAGGCAATATCGCGGCGGCAAAGATTGTCGGCTCTGAGATTGCAAAACAGGCAATGCAGGTTGGAATCAAATGTGTAAAGTTTGATAGAAATCGGTATCGTTATCATGGCAGAATCAAGGCGCTTGCTGAAGCGGCCAGAGAAGCAGGGCTCGTTTTTTAG
- the rplC gene encoding 50S ribosomal protein L3, whose product MMLVGKKVGITQVYNEAGKMWPVTVIQAGPCTVMQVKTVETDGYNAVQMGFDDVKASRIKKPAEGHAKKANTVSKRFIRESRLGQTPSTYNAGDVVTVEAFAEVKYVDVTGTSKGKGFAGVMKRHGFGGFPASHGTERKHRAPGSIAGHTANRGWGGHPAKGKRMGGHMGDVRITNKNLTLVSVDAEKNILVVKGSIPGPCGGYVIVKQSKGKK is encoded by the coding sequence ATGATGCTTGTTGGAAAAAAAGTTGGAATAACACAGGTTTATAACGAAGCCGGCAAAATGTGGCCTGTGACCGTTATACAGGCAGGACCCTGTACGGTTATGCAGGTAAAGACCGTTGAGACTGACGGCTATAATGCCGTGCAGATGGGTTTCGACGATGTCAAAGCCAGCCGTATAAAAAAACCTGCCGAAGGTCACGCGAAAAAGGCCAATACTGTTTCTAAAAGATTTATCAGAGAGTCAAGACTTGGCCAGACGCCATCTACATACAACGCAGGCGATGTTGTAACAGTTGAGGCGTTTGCGGAAGTGAAATATGTCGATGTTACCGGCACAAGCAAGGGCAAGGGATTCGCAGGCGTTATGAAGCGGCACGGCTTCGGCGGTTTTCCGGCAAGTCACGGCACCGAGCGAAAACATCGTGCTCCCGGTTCTATCGCAGGTCACACAGCCAACAGAGGCTGGGGCGGACATCCGGCAAAAGGCAAACGCATGGGCGGGCATATGGGCGACGTCAGAATAACAAACAAAAATCTCACGCTCGTAAGCGTTGACGCAGAGAAGAATATACTTGTCGTCAAAGGTTCCATACCGGGGCCTTGCGGCGGATACGTAATAGTAAAACAGAGCAAGGGCAAGAAATAG
- the rpsE gene encoding 30S ribosomal protein S5, with amino-acid sequence MAEELKISNSPDSPIEDTVIKVFRCAKVVKGGRRFSFAAMVAVGDRTGRVGIGYGKAKEVPMAVDKAVKDARKSMYRVTLNGQTIPHQIMGKFGATKITLIPASPGTGVIAGAGARAVLELAGVHDVLTKVYGSTTTKNVVKATLDGLLKLRDPQSIGQVRGVAVEPVKRW; translated from the coding sequence TTGGCAGAAGAGTTAAAAATATCGAATAGTCCGGACAGCCCTATTGAGGATACGGTAATAAAGGTTTTCCGTTGTGCCAAGGTGGTTAAGGGCGGCAGACGGTTCAGTTTCGCAGCGATGGTAGCTGTGGGCGACCGTACCGGAAGGGTTGGAATCGGTTATGGCAAGGCAAAAGAAGTGCCTATGGCCGTTGATAAAGCTGTAAAAGATGCTCGCAAGAGTATGTACAGAGTTACGCTGAACGGTCAAACCATACCGCATCAGATTATGGGTAAGTTCGGCGCGACAAAAATAACGTTAATACCTGCAAGCCCTGGAACAGGAGTTATTGCCGGTGCCGGAGCCAGAGCGGTACTGGAACTTGCCGGCGTTCACGATGTGCTGACGAAAGTCTACGGCAGTACGACTACAAAGAATGTTGTTAAAGCTACATTAGACGGTTTATTGAAACTTCGCGACCCACAGTCGATAGGGCAGGTTCGCGGAGTTGCTGTCGAACCGGTGAAAAGGTGGTGA
- the rplX gene encoding 50S ribosomal protein L24, with the protein MARHIKKGDMVEVVAGAHKGTTGKVMRVMPSKSRVIVEGVNRRYKHVKPSRKYPQGGRIQIEQSLHISNILPLNPKTSKGTRVKFTTDSKGVKKRVAVDGAEIGILRKA; encoded by the coding sequence ATGGCAAGACATATTAAAAAAGGCGATATGGTGGAAGTGGTTGCCGGAGCTCATAAGGGAACGACCGGCAAAGTAATGCGTGTTATGCCTTCGAAAAGCAGGGTTATTGTTGAGGGCGTTAACAGGCGTTATAAACACGTAAAGCCTTCGAGAAAATATCCGCAGGGAGGCAGGATTCAGATTGAACAGTCGTTGCATATAAGCAATATTCTTCCGCTGAATCCGAAGACTTCCAAGGGCACAAGAGTGAAGTTTACGACTGACAGTAAGGGCGTTAAAAAAAGAGTTGCCGTAGATGGCGCTGAAATTGGTATTTTGAGAAAGGCTTGA
- the rpsC gene encoding 30S ribosomal protein S3, translated as MGQKVQPIGFRTGIRLPWQSTWFAPKANYGQMLVEDQRIRNYIDKKFNKQPPFAAVSKVEIARTRNEVKVTLHTARPGMVIGPRGAEVDKLRHDLEELIDRQVTVNVMEIREPSLDAKLTGEAVAEQMKKRVSFRKAMKQQCELAMQAGAKGVKIICSGRLGGAEMARKETQMEGSIPLHTIDADVDYASVGAVTTYGVIGIKVWIYKGKYGSSHEEQDQGVKKTLHRPRSTRRMSRQAGTPSGGQAGSSQPQAAAPVTETAPAPEIKKTEA; from the coding sequence ATGGGTCAAAAAGTACAGCCAATAGGTTTCAGGACCGGCATAAGATTGCCGTGGCAGAGCACCTGGTTTGCACCTAAGGCTAACTATGGCCAGATGCTGGTAGAAGATCAGCGTATTCGTAATTATATCGATAAGAAATTCAACAAGCAGCCGCCTTTTGCAGCGGTGTCTAAAGTTGAGATAGCAAGAACTCGAAATGAAGTGAAAGTTACGCTTCATACGGCCAGACCTGGAATGGTGATAGGACCTCGCGGAGCTGAAGTTGACAAACTCAGGCACGACCTTGAGGAATTGATTGACAGGCAGGTTACGGTCAATGTTATGGAAATAAGAGAACCATCGCTCGATGCGAAACTGACCGGCGAAGCAGTAGCCGAACAGATGAAGAAAAGGGTCTCTTTCCGTAAAGCGATGAAACAGCAGTGCGAGCTTGCGATGCAGGCTGGCGCAAAGGGAGTAAAGATTATCTGTTCCGGACGACTCGGCGGCGCTGAAATGGCCCGTAAGGAAACACAGATGGAAGGCAGTATTCCGCTGCATACAATTGACGCAGATGTTGATTATGCTTCAGTTGGCGCGGTAACGACTTACGGAGTTATCGGAATTAAGGTATGGATTTATAAAGGTAAATACGGCAGCAGCCACGAAGAACAGGACCAAGGCGTTAAAAAGACGCTTCATAGGCCGCGGTCAACGAGAAGGATGTCGAGACAGGCAGGAACTCCATCAGGCGGTCAGGCCGGTTCAAGCCAGCCGCAGGCGGCGGCCCCTGTAACAGAAACTGCCCCGGCACCAGAGATTAAAAAAACTGAAGCATAA
- the rpmC gene encoding 50S ribosomal protein L29, with protein sequence MMKASEIREMRPDERQSELEKLEKDLFNLRTRAETEKLENTQLLQNMRRDIARFKTIMKQSQLKG encoded by the coding sequence ATGATGAAGGCATCAGAGATAAGAGAAATGAGACCGGACGAAAGACAGAGCGAGCTGGAAAAGCTCGAAAAGGATCTGTTCAATCTCCGCACAAGGGCTGAAACAGAAAAGCTCGAGAATACTCAGTTACTGCAGAATATGAGGCGAGATATCGCCAGGTTCAAAACAATTATGAAACAGAGCCAGTTGAAGGGCTGA
- the rpsQ gene encoding 30S ribosomal protein S17: protein MEGQRKQRRTVRGVVISRSGDKSIRIELKYRVKHPVYGKFIRKSTKLGVHDEKNLAGIGDLVEVTECRPMSKTKSWRLVQIVQKAQEQV from the coding sequence ATGGAAGGCCAAAGAAAACAAAGAAGAACAGTTCGCGGAGTTGTTATCAGCCGCAGCGGCGATAAAAGCATCAGGATTGAACTGAAATACAGGGTCAAGCATCCTGTATATGGAAAGTTTATCAGGAAGAGTACCAAGCTTGGTGTTCATGATGAAAAAAATCTGGCCGGTATCGGTGATCTGGTTGAGGTTACCGAGTGCAGGCCGATGAGCAAGACCAAGAGCTGGCGTCTGGTACAGATAGTGCAAAAGGCACAAGAGCAAGTTTAA